From the Oceanobacillus kimchii X50 genome, the window TATTATCATTAGTGCAGCGTGTTTGGTTGCTTTTTCGTCCTATTCCATCGATTGGATAGGAATGGCGGCAGTATATGCGACATTTTTTGGAATTTGTATGGCTACAATAATTTTATTGGTTTTCTATGTTAAGGAGAGAAATCAACTACAATCTTTCCCGAAAAATAGTGACAATAGCTTTTCTATTAAACCTTTTATATCAACCGTGCTAATTCTTGGAATTGCTGCTGCAATGAATCATATGACGCTATTGTTTATTCAATTAGCAGATGCTATCACCTTCGTACCACAGCTATTAGAGTTTGGTTGGGGAAATATAGAGGCCAAAGAGTTAAAGGGTGTATTCGATCGGGGACAGCCACTGATACAGCTTGTCACCGTCTTAGGCTCATCGATTGCATTAACGATTCTCCCGATGATTAGTGAAAAAAAATTAAAAACGGAAAAATTACATGTATATACATATGTACGAACGGCATTTCTAACTGGTTTTTACATTGTAATTGGAGCTGTTATTGGATTACTATTATTATTGCCTGAAATAAATCGGCTTCTATTTCAAAATGAACAGGGGAGCATAGAACTACGTGTTCTTATGTTATCGGTTGTCTTTGCTACATTGGCCATTATAGGATCAACCGTTTTACAAGGGTTTGGGTATATTAAACGTACTGCACTATTTATTGCAATTACCTTTTTTATTAAATGGATAGGGAACCAGTTATTGATTCCAAATCTAGGAATGATGGGGGCTGCTATTGCGACGGTATGCAGTCTGTTATGTTTGTTTTTATTAATTATGATGGAAATACGACGTAAACTACCAGAATTACACATCTCTCGCTCTATACAATGGAAAAGTATATTTGTTGCAGCGGGTATCCTTACTTTTTATGTGTGTATTTGGAAGCTTTTTATTCCAGAAATATGGTTGGGTTCTCGATTGTTTTTATTAATATATTTGATGGCTGTTTGCTTTAGTGGTGGTATCATATACTTTATATTTATTTTACGTATGCAAGGATTTACGAAACATCAATTACAATTATTACCCAAATCGACATTATTACTACGGTTAGCGGAAAAGAGGAATAAATTATGAGCAAAATAGAAATCATTGGACTGGGCGCTGGGAATTTGGATCAGTTACCTTTTGGTATGTATAAAAAGCTCATTCAAGCTTCAGGTCCTGTCCTAACAAGAACAATTGAACATCCGGTTATAACCGAATTACAAACAGAAGAAGTGAAGTTTGTTTCTTTTGATCATTTATATGAAGAAGAAGAAACATTTTCAATTGTATATGAACGGATTGTAACGGAATTAATTCACCAGGCAAAAAAAGACAATGAAACCATTCTTTATGCGGTTCCGGGACATCCGATGTTGGCAGAAAAAACAACGCAGCTTTTATTAGCACAGACGGAGGTAGAAGTAAGTATTTTAGGTGGACAGAGCTATTTGGATGATTTATTTACTGCAATGAAGATTGATCCGATAGATGGATTTCAATTTGTGGACGGGACGGATTTACACCGCGATCAATTAAACTTAAAAAACCATCTGTTTATTTGCCAAGTGTACGACGCATTTATCGCCTCTGAAGTAAAATTAACGTTATTAGAAGACTTGCCTGCTGATTTTGAAGTATATATCGTAGAAGCGGCAGGAAGCATAAATGAGCAGATAGTGAAAGTAACACTAGAAGAGTTAGATCAAAAAATGTGGACGAGTAATCTAATCTCAGTTTATGTCCCTCCGGTCCCAGATGAATTACTTCGTCATACATTTAATCATTTCCGTCAAGTTATGAAGACACTACGAGGTCCAAATGGTTGTCCATGGGATAAGAAACAAACACACGAATCCTTACGTTATCATACTATTGAAGAGGTGTATGAGTTAATCGATGCCATTGATGCAGAAGATGACGATAATATTATGGAGGAGCTTGGAGATTTATTGATGCACGTGTTGCTCCATAGTCAAATCGGAGAGGACAATGGGTACTTCTCTATCGAGGATGTTATACTGTCGATTACCAATAAGATGATTCATCGTCATCCTCACGTGTTTTCCAATCAAAATGTACAAGATGCCAATGAAGTAGAGAAGAACTGGGAAGAATTGAAAAAGGAAGAAAAAGGCCATCAACGAGCATTACTTTTAGATGGTATTCCAAACCACCTACCTTCTCTATCAACGGCATATAAAATACAGAAAACAGCAGCGAAAGTTGGATTTGAGTGGGAAGACGTCGGGGGAGTTTGGGACAAACTTTATGAGGAAATTGAAGAAGTGAAAGAAGCAGTTCGAGAAAAGAATTTAGACGAAGTGGAAGATGAAATAGGGGATGTCCTATTTGTTATGGCGAATCTAGCTAGATATTACAACGTACATCCAGAGATCGCGTTAAATCGTGCCAACAATAAATTCAAATATCGTTTTGGTTATATTGAAGACAAATTATTAGAGAATAATCGTACATTCGAAAACACTTCTCTTGAGCAAATGGATGATTACTGGAATGAAGCGAAAAAGGTGAAAAAAGAGGAGGAAAATAAATGAGACTAGACAAATTTTTGAAAATATCTCGCGTAATTAAACGGAGAACTCTAGCAAAAGAAGTTGCTGAGCAAGGTAGAATCTCAGTAAATGGCAACACAGCAAAAGCTTCTACAAAACTATCCGAAGGGGACGAGTTAGCAATACGTTTCGGACAAAAGATAGTTCACGTACGTGTGAATTCATTACGTGAAATTGTACGAAAAGAAGAAGCAGAGACATTATATACAATTATAAAAGAAGAAAAGATTGATGATAAATAGAGTTCTATACTTGTCCTTCCAATCATAGAGTAATAATGATAAGGAGGGTATTTAATATGAACTACTATGAACCGAAAGAAACAATAAATCGTGTCCAGACTGAACATTCCGTCAAGATAAATAATCGAAAAGACCTCGAGATTACCGGTGTAAAGGAAGTCGATAGCTTTGATAATGAGGAGTTTCTGCTAGAGACGGTTATGGGCTACTTAATCGTGCGTGGCCAGAACTTACAACTAAAAAACTTGGATGTAACGGAAGGTGTTGTAACGATTAAAGGGAAAATTTATGAACTTTCCTATGTGGATGAACAGCAACAGGAGAAAGCTAAAGGTTTCTTTAGCAAGTTGTTCCGATGACACTTAGTGTGCAGTTTATCACGATGATATCCATGGTTTTAAGTGGATTTTATTTGGGTATTATACAACAGACATTTCGAAGATTAACGACATATTGGCGAGATAATGCTTTTCTAACTTATTTTTTGGAGATAGGCTTCTGGCTGACGCAGGCAGGGGTCATCTTTTATGTACTTTACCGTGTAAACGCTGGAGAAGTACGATTGTATGTGTTGCTTGCTTGTTTACTTGGCTTTTCTATATATCAAGTGTTTGCGAAAAAACCATATATTCGAATTTTAGAAGTTATTATTCGTATTGTCAGCTCCATATATCATTTTATTCGCCGTTTATTGGATAAACTGCTGCTAACACCTTTTAAGTGGATAATTACCCTTATTTATCGTATGATAAAAACAATCTTTGGTTGGACAATTACTCTACTTTTGTTTATATTAAATGTGATTTTAGCACCATTTATTTGGATTGGAAAAGGAATCTATAAAATAATTCCAGATTCTTTTAAAAAATTTTTAAAGAAAATAGAAGGATTTTATAGTAAAATAAAGAATATATGCTATAGGTGGTTACAGTTATTTCGAAGGAGGTAATAGCTTTGGCGAACAGAAAGAAAAATGTAACTAGATTAGATTCCAATTATATGCAGCAACACGATGTGTACATAGAAAGACAAAAACGAAAAAAACAACGTTTGGTTCGTCGTCTAGTATTATTTGGTGTAGTCATTGCTATTGCATTTGGAAGTATGACTGCTTATCATGTTAATCAACGTGCTACACAATCGGACAAGTTGGAAGAGTACCAGCAATTAGAAGAAGAACTTGTCCAATTAAAAAATCAGGAATCCAATTTGGAAAAAGAAATTAAGTTATTACAGGATGAAGATTATGTGCTAGATATTGCACGGACTAATTATTTCTTCTCTAAAGAGGGAGAAAAAATCTTTAAGTTACCTGATGAGGATCCGTCTTATTGACACTTTTCGTTCTGATTAATATACTATATGAGAAGTACATTTAATCTTTTAAGGAGGAGCATTTTTTTTATGTCAATCGAAGTAGGCAGCAAGCTGCAAGGGAAAGTAACTGGAATCACTAATTTTGGAGCCTTTGTTGAGTTAGAAAAAGGAAAAACTGGGTTAGTTCATATTAGTGAGGTTGCTGACAACTATGTAAAAGATATTAATGAACATTTAACTGTTGGTGATGAAGTGAAAGTTAAAGTTATTAATGTCGAAAAAGATGGCAAGATTGGTCTATCTATAAAAAAGGCGAAGGATCGTCCTGTTCGCCAACAAAAGAATACCAAAGAGCGTACAGAGAATTTTGAATCGAAAATGAGTCGTTTCTTAAAAGACTCAGAGGATCGTTTAGCCTCTTTGAAGAAGCACACCGAATCTAAACGCGGGGGTCGAGGTGCTAGAAGAGGATAGCAGTTGCTGTCTATGATAATGCTCTAATATAAATGAAAGCAGACACATCCATTGGATGCAGTCTGCTTTTTTGGTTTTTAAAGATAGTCATATATAAAAAAGCTCGTCCTGCTATTATGCAAAACGAGCTTCTTGTTTATGATAGCGGCGGAGGGGATCGAACCCACGACCTCACGGGTATGAACCGTACGCTCTCGCCAGCTGAGCTACACCGCCATTTAACCAACAAAAAATATCATACAACAGCAAAGGACATGTGTCAATAGAAAATATAAGATTATAGAAATAAGTACATCTATATGATAACGTGGCTGTCCTAATTCAGTTAAAGTACTTACTTCTTTTACTTTGCATGTAATGAACACAAAAGATAAATCCGAATGAATGGCCATTATATTTCTCACGTTTATTCTATCTATTATTCGTCTTTTGACTAAAATCTTTGTTAAGTCCCACCCTCTAAATTTAACGATGAGACTAAACCAAGAAAACTGTTTGTTCAACTAGCACAGGGGAGAGAAAGAAAATTTTCAACTAAATGAAGCTTCTCTTTCATAAATTATCTTCCAACTGAATTTGTTCCACTCGCTACGCTTCTAAACGGGCGCTTGCGCTTTTGTTCTGTAGACACAGTTTCTTCAGATTCTTCAGGCGGATATCTTCTCTTTATAAAGAAAGAAAGTATAAATCCTAAAATAGCAAAAATTGTAGCAATCATAAATGAGTCATTAATTCCTTCAATAGTTGCTAAGTTCTCGATCACTTGTAATTGTTCTTCTGATACAACTGTTTGCGTCATTTCGTCCATATGCTTAACCGTTTGGCTACTCATTACAGTTACTAAAAATGCAGTACCAATCGCACCGGACATTTGCCGTAACGTGTTAGCCATTGCGGTTCCATGTGAATATAAACGCTGTGGTAACTGATTTAACCCTGCTGTCATAATTGGCATCATAATCATTGAGATACCTACCATTCGGAGACTATAGACGAACATTAAATAATAATACCCGGTCTCATTCGATAAATCAGAAAATAGAAAAGTAGTTATGGCAGTTATACCTAGACCAGTAATCGCTAACGGCCGAGCGCCAATCCGATCAAATAATTTACCGGTAATCGGAGACATGATTGCTGAAATCAACGCCCCGGGTAATAACATTAATCCCGATGCCAACGGAGAAAACCCTCGTAAGTTTTGTAAATAAATAGGAACCAGAATCATCGCTGCAAACATTGACATGGTTATAACAACACTAATGACGGTTGTTAGCGAAAACATACTATATTTAAACACTCGAAATTCGAGTATAGGAGTCTTTAGTTTCAATTGCATTCGAATAAAGAACACCATTACAATTGCTCCTATAATTAATGGGGCAATGACTTCTACATGCTTCCAGCCCATTTCCCCCGCCAAGCTAAACCCAAGGAGTAATCCACCAAATGCGACGGTAGACATTAATATCGAAACATAATTTACCTTTGGGTTTGATTGCTTCGTTACATTCCGTAAAAAGAAAAATGCCAAGATGATGTCGATAATGGCAATTGGGAGAACGATAAAGAATAATATGCGCCAAGAATAATTTTGAACCACAAGTCCCGATAATGTTGGACCAATAGCAGGTGCAAACATCATAGCAAGTCCGATATATCCCATCGCAGATCCACGTTTATTGACAGGGAAAAGACTTAAAATTACATTCATTAGCAAAGGCATCATTATTCCTGCTCCAGCCGCTTGAATGACGCGACCGAATAATAGTGAAGGATAACCAAAGGCTAAACCACAAACGAGTGTACCTAAGGAAAATAGTGACATTGCTGTTAGGAATAATTGTCTTGTGGTAAACTTCTCCATTAAAAAAGCTGTAATTGGAATGAGAATTCCATTCACAAGCATAAAGATAGTCGTTAATGATTGTGCCTGATTGGCAGACATATTCATATCCACAATCATGACAGGTAATGCAACATTTAATAATGTTTGATTAAGAATAGCGATGAATGCACCGATTACCATGACAAAAATAATTGGTATCTTTGGTAAGTTGGTTGCATCTAGATACATAGATCTATCCTTCATGTTGATCACTCCTCTCCACCGCCAATTTTTCTTTTATCAATTGATGGAGGCGAAATAAACTTTCTGTATCTTCGTCACTAACTTCAGATAACTCATGAAGTCTTGCATGGAAGAGTTTTTTACCTTCTGCTTCTTTCTTTTTACCTTCTTCCGTTAAATTAAGATTAATGGCACGTCTATCCGATGTGGATTGTTCTCGTTTAATAAAAGAGGCCTTTACTAATCTGTCAACGGTGCTGCTGACGGTACTCTTATTAATATTCATTTTTTCCGCAAGTTGTTGAAGACTTATGTTAGGTTGCTCGGATATATATTTCATCGTCTGAAGCTGTACGACAGTTATACCCAGATCATTGGCATGATGCCACATTTGTTTATAAAAAAATCGATTCACTTCTCGAAAGGAGTGAATGATTTTAGTAATTTTTTCTTCATCATTCATTTCTTAAAACTCCTTAGACTACAGAAATGTTCATGTGCGAACTATTTTGGTCACTGATAAATACTATAGGGTAGATTTAAATGGATTGCAAGAGAAATATTTCGCATTACGAACCTTTTTCTGCCTCTAATTTAAATTAACGTACTTCTTCCTTTTTAATTTCTACAAACGATACGACTTTCGGCAAATTACTTCATATATAAGCATGTTTTCAAATACGTCTATGATGAAAACTATGAATGGAGGTAGAATAGCGATACGGTGATGTTTTTGTGAAGAAATTATTTAAAATTCATACGGGAGACATAGGACGATATCCACACATTGCCATCATGGATTGTGTTGAAAGATGCTTCTTATATGGAAAACCGTCGAACGATTTTTGGTTGGGCCTATGTAATTTTGACAAAAAAAGAAGGCATCATGTGGTTTACTAGTTTGAAAGATAGGAGTGGATAACATGATAGGATCAATTCCAAGGGCGGAATCGGGAACGATAGGTTTTGAGAAGTCGGGGAAAAAAG encodes:
- the yabP gene encoding sporulation protein YabP; translated protein: MNYYEPKETINRVQTEHSVKINNRKDLEITGVKEVDSFDNEEFLLETVMGYLIVRGQNLQLKNLDVTEGVVTIKGKIYELSYVDEQQQEKAKGFFSKLFR
- a CDS encoding MarR family winged helix-turn-helix transcriptional regulator; the protein is MNDEEKITKIIHSFREVNRFFYKQMWHHANDLGITVVQLQTMKYISEQPNISLQQLAEKMNINKSTVSSTVDRLVKASFIKREQSTSDRRAINLNLTEEGKKKEAEGKKLFHARLHELSEVSDEDTESLFRLHQLIKEKLAVERSDQHEG
- a CDS encoding RNA-binding S4 domain-containing protein, with product MRLDKFLKISRVIKRRTLAKEVAEQGRISVNGNTAKASTKLSEGDELAIRFGQKIVHVRVNSLREIVRKEEAETLYTIIKEEKIDDK
- a CDS encoding DHA2 family efflux MFS transporter permease subunit, whose product is MKDRSMYLDATNLPKIPIIFVMVIGAFIAILNQTLLNVALPVMIVDMNMSANQAQSLTTIFMLVNGILIPITAFLMEKFTTRQLFLTAMSLFSLGTLVCGLAFGYPSLLFGRVIQAAGAGIMMPLLMNVILSLFPVNKRGSAMGYIGLAMMFAPAIGPTLSGLVVQNYSWRILFFIVLPIAIIDIILAFFFLRNVTKQSNPKVNYVSILMSTVAFGGLLLGFSLAGEMGWKHVEVIAPLIIGAIVMVFFIRMQLKLKTPILEFRVFKYSMFSLTTVISVVITMSMFAAMILVPIYLQNLRGFSPLASGLMLLPGALISAIMSPITGKLFDRIGARPLAITGLGITAITTFLFSDLSNETGYYYLMFVYSLRMVGISMIMMPIMTAGLNQLPQRLYSHGTAMANTLRQMSGAIGTAFLVTVMSSQTVKHMDEMTQTVVSEEQLQVIENLATIEGINDSFMIATIFAILGFILSFFIKRRYPPEESEETVSTEQKRKRPFRSVASGTNSVGR
- a CDS encoding putative polysaccharide biosynthesis protein, with amino-acid sequence MKENDTNRLVKGALWLSIAGLLSKILSAGYRIPLQNLTGDMGFYIYQQIYPLLGIATMLALYGFPSAISAVTSRELSQEKRLTWNSFYAPILAILCIFHFLLAAVIWISAPLLAETINEASLIWSYRLTAIVFLFIPVVALFRGVLQGMYQMIPTAVSQIGEQLVRVGIIISAACLVAFSSYSIDWIGMAAVYATFFGICMATIILLVFYVKERNQLQSFPKNSDNSFSIKPFISTVLILGIAAAMNHMTLLFIQLADAITFVPQLLEFGWGNIEAKELKGVFDRGQPLIQLVTVLGSSIALTILPMISEKKLKTEKLHVYTYVRTAFLTGFYIVIGAVIGLLLLLPEINRLLFQNEQGSIELRVLMLSVVFATLAIIGSTVLQGFGYIKRTALFIAITFFIKWIGNQLLIPNLGMMGAAIATVCSLLCLFLLIMMEIRRKLPELHISRSIQWKSIFVAAGILTFYVCIWKLFIPEIWLGSRLFLLIYLMAVCFSGGIIYFIFILRMQGFTKHQLQLLPKSTLLLRLAEKRNKL
- a CDS encoding FtsB family cell division protein; protein product: MANRKKNVTRLDSNYMQQHDVYIERQKRKKQRLVRRLVLFGVVIAIAFGSMTAYHVNQRATQSDKLEEYQQLEEELVQLKNQESNLEKEIKLLQDEDYVLDIARTNYFFSKEGEKIFKLPDEDPSY
- the mazG gene encoding nucleoside triphosphate pyrophosphohydrolase codes for the protein MSKIEIIGLGAGNLDQLPFGMYKKLIQASGPVLTRTIEHPVITELQTEEVKFVSFDHLYEEEETFSIVYERIVTELIHQAKKDNETILYAVPGHPMLAEKTTQLLLAQTEVEVSILGGQSYLDDLFTAMKIDPIDGFQFVDGTDLHRDQLNLKNHLFICQVYDAFIASEVKLTLLEDLPADFEVYIVEAAGSINEQIVKVTLEELDQKMWTSNLISVYVPPVPDELLRHTFNHFRQVMKTLRGPNGCPWDKKQTHESLRYHTIEEVYELIDAIDAEDDDNIMEELGDLLMHVLLHSQIGEDNGYFSIEDVILSITNKMIHRHPHVFSNQNVQDANEVEKNWEELKKEEKGHQRALLLDGIPNHLPSLSTAYKIQKTAAKVGFEWEDVGGVWDKLYEEIEEVKEAVREKNLDEVEDEIGDVLFVMANLARYYNVHPEIALNRANNKFKYRFGYIEDKLLENNRTFENTSLEQMDDYWNEAKKVKKEEENK
- a CDS encoding S1 domain-containing RNA-binding protein; amino-acid sequence: MSIEVGSKLQGKVTGITNFGAFVELEKGKTGLVHISEVADNYVKDINEHLTVGDEVKVKVINVEKDGKIGLSIKKAKDRPVRQQKNTKERTENFESKMSRFLKDSEDRLASLKKHTESKRGGRGARRG
- the yabQ gene encoding spore cortex biosynthesis protein YabQ, producing MTLSVQFITMISMVLSGFYLGIIQQTFRRLTTYWRDNAFLTYFLEIGFWLTQAGVIFYVLYRVNAGEVRLYVLLACLLGFSIYQVFAKKPYIRILEVIIRIVSSIYHFIRRLLDKLLLTPFKWIITLIYRMIKTIFGWTITLLLFILNVILAPFIWIGKGIYKIIPDSFKKFLKKIEGFYSKIKNICYRWLQLFRRR